The following nucleotide sequence is from Salvia splendens isolate huo1 chromosome 2, SspV2, whole genome shotgun sequence.
AGCATTATTATCAGGCATGGCACTATCAGCTACCTAAGTCAAGAATTGTCACCTTATTTTGACTGCTGATTATTGCCTGTTTAGTGCAGCGCTGTACTTGCACATGTTATTTTAAGGGAGAAACTACACATTTTTGGTATTCTAGGTTGTGCTTTATGTGTTGTGGGCTCCACCACAATTGTCCTACATGCTCCACAAGAACGCGAGATTGAATCTGTGAAAGAAGTTTGGGACCTTGCTACTGAGCCAGGTAACTTTAAATGCAGCTTCCTTTCTGCTTGGTTTATCATGCAGAATTGTTGCATATGTTCTCTGCGGAGCTAAGGACCATGCATCTTTCCTGCAGCTTTCGTCTTGTATGCAACTCTGGTGATAATAGTTGTCGTTGTTCTGATATTCTATTATGTACCTCAATATGGCCAGACACACATATGGTTCTATATTGGTGTTTGTTCATTAGTTGGTTCATTGTCGGTAGGTGTtgcttttctaatttatttctcTTCGACCAACTCCTCTTAGATCCTGCTTACATGAGACAGCAGAAAGGAGATTGCTGATCTGCTCTAAATGAAAGTTGAAACTATGCTAAATTGCCTTGGCAGGTCATGAGTGTCAAAGCACTGGGGATCGCTTTGAAGTTGACCTTATCAGGAACGAATCAGCTAATATATCCACAGACATGGGTCTTTGTGATGATCGTCCTTTCTTGTGTTCTCACTCAACTGAATTACCTAAATAAGGTATTTTTCTTCTAGTTTTGgtgatatttttatattggaTGGGTGTGGGATGATATAGTTTTCTTTGGCCTTCTCTATCATATTTATCTGATTTCATATATGcggataatcttgaatgcaggCTCTGGATACATTCAATACTGCTGTGGTTTCGCCAATTTACTATGTCATGTTCACATCTTTAACTATCGTGGCCAGTGTGATCATGTTCAAGGTAATAATCCTGGTGCTCAATGAGAACTAGCATGTTATTTTAAACGCAATGCGCTGCCCTGATAATTTTCGATGAAAGGATGAAGTTAATAGATGGAGTGTAGCTGTGTTAAGACAAGCTagtgaacaaaaggaattaagATTCAAAATATAGGCTATTTAGTGATTTTAAAGATTTACGGTGGTCTTGTTACTGAATTATTATGATTGCCTCATATATTTATTTGGAGAAAAGTTTTATCCACAGGCTGGCAACTTGTGATTCATGCCTTGTTCCACTAGAGCTTTTACTCCACTACTGTACACGAATGAAACCAACGCACTGTTATGTTGATCTTCCAAAATTTCTTTAGTCTTGCCATCTTCATAATTAACTCCCTGCCTCCTAGCCCGATGAAGGGAAAAAAGGGGATGTGGGTGTAACAAATGGTTTATATATCGAGCAGGATTGGGATAGGCAGAATCTGACTCAGATTGTCACGGAAATATGCGGGTTCGTGACTATTCTCTCTGGTACATTTCTTCTCCACAAGACAAAAGACATGGCAGACGGTATGTGAGGTTTACTTTACTGGCTTTGTATCTGTGGATATCGGATAATTTTCTGTAATTTAAGCCTGCTCTTTCATTACCTGCGTACATAATGAGCACTGTTTGTATTTAGGTTGTACGGCGTCAAGGCTTGCAAAGCATGACAATGAGGATAGTTTTGTTGAAGAAGGTATCCCTCTAAAGCGGCAGGATGCAATGAGAACAACATGATGCatgctctctctcttttttttatctgtCTTAAATATATTTGATTCGATTGTAACTGCCTGCAAAAAGCAAGGTCAGAAAAATTACACTCTGTGGAGAAGATATCACAGGATGCATCATCGATCTTGGAGAAGATGATCGCAGGATGCATCATCGATCTTGGAGAAGATGATCGCAGGATGCATCATCGATATTGTATTTAAATAGATACTACATCTCAATATGAATATGCATGCATTGTTCTTCCAGCCCATCCCAGATTCCACTTTTTACTTCCTTTTCTCGTCTTTGAGTTCGATTGTGGCGACTGGCGATATCAGTTTTGTGTGAATAACAGTGGAATGAAATCTTGAACAGAATAAACATAGATAATTGGTAGTACAAATTTGATATGTACTAAAATCCAAATATTGTGCCAATTTGAGAGTTGTTTTGAGACTCCATTCTCCACTTTAATATAGTATGGGGGTGTGTATAGACATAGAACAACTGGTTTTACATTAATGTTCACACAACATTGGTATCAAGTTCATGAGCACCTATAACTACAAAGGAATGAGGAATTCCTCATCGAGACCTCTCGTGCATATCAGAGAATTTTGAGTCTGTTTATGCAATTTAGATTCAGTTTAATGGCAGCTTAATGATGAATGGAAAATTTTATGTGAAAACTGTTGTCTGTGAAAGACATGgtgtaataccccgactttttctaccctttTAATTGTGTTGTTGAAAGGAgcgtcgtttgtgcacttgaaaattttttcgaCCTTAATTCTTTTATCGAAAGAAGAATTTTACTTCTTGGGCTTAAACCACTATTCTTTCCTAACCCAATTCTCTTTTTACTTAAAGTGGAACTTCATTTCAAGCCCAaatcatctttttatttttcttcatgaGCCCACTTTCAATCTACAGCCCAATCCACTCAACAACTTCTGCTTCACAAAATCAGGCTT
It contains:
- the LOC121792348 gene encoding probable magnesium transporter NIPA4 isoform X1 — its product is MASEQAATDEMSDSYRGMSSENIKGLVLALSSSLFIGASFIVKKKGLKKAGASGVRAGVGGYSYLYEPLWWIGLITMIVGEIANFAAYAFAPAILVTPLGALSIIISAVLAHVILREKLHIFGILGCALCVVGSTTIVLHAPQEREIESVKEVWDLATEPAFVLYATLVIIVVVVLIFYYVPQYGQTHIWFYIGVCSLVGSLSVMSVKALGIALKLTLSGTNQLIYPQTWVFVMIVLSCVLTQLNYLNKALDTFNTAVVSPIYYVMFTSLTIVASVIMFKDWDRQNLTQIVTEICGFVTILSGTFLLHKTKDMADGCTASRLAKHDNEDSFVEEGIPLKRQDAMRTT
- the LOC121792348 gene encoding probable magnesium transporter NIPA4 isoform X2, with product MVDWLDNDDCWRNCKFCSLCICTRHSCYPPWCTQHYYQCSAVLAHVILREKLHIFGILGCALCVVGSTTIVLHAPQEREIESVKEVWDLATEPAFVLYATLVIIVVVVLIFYYVPQYGQTHIWFYIGVCSLVGSLSVMSVKALGIALKLTLSGTNQLIYPQTWVFVMIVLSCVLTQLNYLNKALDTFNTAVVSPIYYVMFTSLTIVASVIMFKDWDRQNLTQIVTEICGFVTILSGTFLLHKTKDMADGCTASRLAKHDNEDSFVEEGIPLKRQDAMRTT